The Sulfolobus acidocaldarius DSM 639 genome has a window encoding:
- a CDS encoding CoB--CoM heterodisulfide reductase iron-sulfur subunit B family protein, whose product MSNPYGKIAFYPGCALDGLGKTYEVSLKLVAQDLGIPLDRIEDYNCCGALEVKNVNTMAGLLLPARNLSLAREMGADAVVSACPGCHYSLSRAQYYMSKYPKVREKANNYLEKMGTVKYDLKLMLIHAVEYVYNTVGIEGVKAKVKRPLTGLKVAPYYGCLYSRPKQYLLTGMAPLKDDPERPFFMDEILKAIGAEVVPFEAKTMCCGGPHVYSDVEVAMHLEARILKEARRNGAEVLVTDCPLGHVAIETNMRKIAEKYGKDLEMPLAYFSQLLAFAFGHSPEETLLVANITNPMSVLKRYM is encoded by the coding sequence ATGAGTAATCCATATGGTAAAATAGCCTTTTACCCAGGTTGTGCATTAGACGGTTTAGGAAAGACATATGAGGTTTCACTTAAGTTAGTGGCACAAGATCTAGGAATACCTTTAGACAGAATTGAGGACTACAATTGTTGTGGAGCTTTGGAGGTAAAGAATGTAAACACTATGGCTGGTCTATTATTACCTGCTAGAAATCTCTCTTTAGCTAGAGAGATGGGTGCAGACGCAGTAGTTTCTGCCTGTCCGGGCTGTCACTACTCCCTATCAAGGGCTCAATACTACATGTCAAAATATCCTAAGGTCAGAGAGAAGGCTAATAATTATTTAGAGAAGATGGGTACGGTCAAGTATGATCTTAAACTTATGTTAATTCACGCAGTTGAATACGTATATAATACTGTAGGAATAGAGGGAGTCAAGGCGAAGGTCAAGAGACCATTGACAGGACTGAAGGTTGCTCCATATTATGGATGCCTATATTCGAGACCCAAGCAATACTTACTCACGGGTATGGCTCCACTGAAGGACGACCCGGAGAGACCATTCTTTATGGACGAGATACTTAAGGCTATAGGCGCTGAAGTTGTTCCATTTGAAGCTAAGACTATGTGTTGTGGAGGTCCACATGTATATTCCGACGTAGAGGTGGCTATGCACCTTGAGGCTAGAATATTAAAGGAGGCTAGAAGGAATGGTGCAGAGGTTTTAGTTACCGATTGTCCATTGGGTCATGTAGCCATTGAGACAAATATGAGAAAGATTGCTGAAAAGTATGGAAAAGATTTAGAAATGCCTTTAGCCTACTTTTCACAACTCCTAGCTTTTGCCTTTGGTCATAGCCCTGAGGAAACCCTATTAGTAGCTAATATAACTAACCCTATGTCAGTGTTAAAGAGATACATGTAA
- a CDS encoding 4Fe-4S dicluster domain-containing protein codes for MAAKTITPPLPDDPRYLDMSYEVQGAVAEEERNLMSNLKPDEREAAIRFWEAVKSDFRFNEYLRGCLNCGVCTSGCPAAKFYDFGPREMIQYMMRDSVDKIWEFTNKKVWACVQCYTCSMRCPFNNEIAGLIMLLREYAVKFALPSAKEVLAPYRRVLLTVITTGNQVTPNMIQPEAFPDWGPRALEESENMDIYRKAIPVDLLQRSDVGWHTSLQTAVELMTIFIESGVLDSLKNVDKDLYDMIMDIYEERKQQLEELKEKWEKGELNEDELPDSWLDL; via the coding sequence ATGGCAGCTAAAACTATAACTCCGCCTTTACCCGACGACCCTAGATACTTGGATATGTCATATGAGGTACAAGGAGCAGTAGCTGAGGAAGAGAGGAATCTAATGAGCAATTTGAAACCTGATGAGAGAGAAGCAGCAATTAGATTTTGGGAAGCTGTGAAAAGCGATTTCAGATTTAATGAATATTTGAGGGGTTGCTTAAACTGTGGAGTATGTACCTCAGGCTGTCCTGCAGCCAAGTTTTACGATTTTGGACCAAGGGAAATGATTCAGTATATGATGAGGGATTCTGTCGATAAGATTTGGGAATTCACCAATAAGAAAGTCTGGGCTTGTGTACAGTGTTATACGTGCTCAATGAGATGCCCATTTAATAATGAAATTGCGGGTTTGATAATGTTGCTGAGAGAATATGCAGTAAAATTTGCTTTACCATCAGCTAAGGAAGTGCTTGCTCCTTACAGAAGAGTTTTGCTTACAGTAATAACCACAGGGAATCAAGTAACACCTAATATGATTCAACCTGAGGCTTTCCCTGACTGGGGGCCAAGAGCCCTAGAGGAGTCTGAGAACATGGATATCTATAGAAAGGCAATACCAGTGGATTTACTACAAAGGTCTGATGTAGGTTGGCATACATCATTACAGACTGCGGTAGAGTTAATGACAATCTTTATTGAATCTGGAGTTCTTGATTCTCTTAAGAACGTGGATAAGGACCTTTACGACATGATTATGGATATATACGAGGAGAGAAAGCAACAGTTAGAGGAACTAAAGGAGAAATGGGAAAAAGGAGAGCTCAACGAAGACGAACTACCTGATAGCTGGCTAGATTTGTAA
- a CDS encoding NAD(P)/FAD-dependent oxidoreductase produces MAKRIIVAGGNIGGTIIANRLAQKLDHELHKGEVEIVVLNKNDDHIYYPGQLLLAYGLETPPELMKKESELLDHRIKFIHGEKGTITKFDPANHSVVTADGVSHSYDYLVITTGVEYSWDEIPGYRAGSVNFYEYEDALKMREALNNFQGGTIVVNTARLPHRCPVAPLENTLVLDDYLRKRGIRDKTKIIYTYPVQGVFGRPITNKFMLKLFEERGIEVHSPFTVTNVNPTEKIIESQEGGKLKYDLLIAIPPNMGAKVVGDSGLGDRRRWLPTDKFTLRMKDHSNVYVMGDATDLPVSKAGSTADFESYVVSHNIANDIKGNLGMKHYGGDVLCYIATGTDQATYIRFSYTMNESPPPPSYIHWWGKIMYNKLYWTVTAKAVV; encoded by the coding sequence TTGGCTAAAAGGATAATTGTAGCAGGAGGAAATATAGGAGGCACAATAATAGCAAATAGGCTAGCCCAAAAATTAGACCATGAACTTCATAAAGGAGAAGTGGAAATTGTAGTTCTAAACAAGAACGACGATCATATTTACTACCCCGGACAATTGTTATTAGCCTATGGTCTTGAGACTCCACCAGAATTAATGAAAAAAGAAAGCGAGCTACTGGACCATAGAATTAAGTTTATACACGGTGAGAAAGGGACTATAACAAAATTTGACCCAGCGAACCACTCTGTAGTAACTGCAGATGGTGTTTCACACAGTTACGACTACTTAGTGATAACAACCGGAGTAGAGTACAGTTGGGATGAGATACCAGGCTATAGGGCTGGATCAGTTAACTTTTATGAATATGAAGATGCCCTGAAGATGAGAGAAGCACTAAACAATTTCCAGGGAGGAACAATCGTAGTTAATACAGCAAGATTACCCCACAGATGCCCTGTTGCACCCTTAGAGAACACATTAGTCCTTGATGATTACTTAAGAAAGAGGGGAATAAGGGACAAGACTAAAATTATTTACACATACCCAGTTCAGGGAGTGTTTGGAAGACCAATAACTAACAAATTCATGCTAAAGTTATTTGAAGAGAGAGGTATTGAAGTGCATTCACCATTCACTGTAACAAATGTAAACCCAACTGAGAAGATAATTGAGTCTCAAGAAGGAGGTAAGCTGAAGTACGATCTGCTAATTGCAATTCCACCAAATATGGGAGCAAAAGTCGTAGGAGATTCAGGATTGGGTGACAGGAGGAGATGGCTACCAACTGATAAGTTCACCCTGAGAATGAAAGACCATTCTAATGTATATGTAATGGGAGATGCTACCGATTTACCCGTATCTAAGGCAGGCTCCACTGCAGACTTTGAATCTTATGTCGTATCCCATAACATAGCGAACGACATTAAAGGTAATTTAGGTATGAAGCACTACGGAGGAGATGTACTCTGTTATATAGCAACTGGAACTGATCAAGCAACCTACATTAGGTTTAGTTATACCATGAACGAGAGTCCTCCACCCCCATCCTACATCCACTGGTGGGGGAAGATAATGTACAATAAATTATACTGGACTGTAACAGCCAAGGCAGTGGTATAA
- a CDS encoding DsrE family protein has product MKLGIIVGTNERSRLTYAAMNSVISSSMGDEVFVFLTMDSVRAFTKNPEVKDSDVSSKTMVEKKDEDFTGLFKKAKKSGKVKIYACSYASKLFNYSKADYNDLVDEIAGITTFMMDVEGGQVISVW; this is encoded by the coding sequence ATGAAACTAGGGATAATAGTGGGTACTAATGAGAGATCAAGGTTAACATATGCAGCAATGAACTCTGTAATATCCTCATCTATGGGAGACGAAGTATTCGTATTCTTGACAATGGATTCAGTAAGGGCTTTCACAAAAAACCCTGAAGTTAAAGACTCAGATGTTTCATCAAAAACAATGGTTGAAAAGAAAGATGAGGACTTTACAGGGCTCTTCAAAAAGGCAAAGAAGAGCGGAAAGGTGAAGATTTATGCTTGCTCTTACGCCAGCAAGCTGTTTAACTATAGTAAAGCAGATTACAATGACCTTGTAGACGAAATAGCGGGAATAACTACGTTCATGATGGATGTAGAAGGGGGACAAGTTATCTCAGTGTGGTGA
- a CDS encoding sulfurtransferase TusA family protein — protein sequence MSSLRIYKELDLTSSSCAGPIGELSGVIDELQDGEAVKVILGDEATKKDITLWAKRRGVKIVKEEQEGSKHILFITK from the coding sequence GTGAGCAGTCTGAGAATATACAAAGAACTAGACTTAACCAGTTCCTCATGTGCAGGACCAATTGGTGAACTCTCAGGTGTGATAGATGAGCTTCAAGATGGTGAAGCTGTTAAAGTAATATTGGGAGATGAGGCGACAAAAAAAGACATAACATTATGGGCGAAGAGAAGGGGAGTTAAGATAGTAAAAGAAGAACAGGAAGGGAGTAAGCACATATTATTCATAACTAAATGA
- a CDS encoding CoB--CoM heterodisulfide reductase iron-sulfur subunit B family protein, which yields MNKEQEKKLDEAIKEAFPMADQVDWEDVYQRIIYKYSTPHGLQHVKEELYKLEDKGEILVHHVKPMYNPVEYQSLNGLPKKIPTTKLWHHKSCGQCGHIPGYPTSVFWIMNKLEIDYLDEPHQTSCTGWNYHASGASNPVALAGVYVRNMWRAYETDYFPLIHCGTSFGHYKEMRNMIILHSEIREKLRPIMRKLDMDIVVPEEVVHYSEWMYVMSKKAAQQKKYNLEGVKAAVHTPCHIYKLVPEDTIYDPEVYQGRRPAAPSGTVKNLGAKLVDYSTWWDCCGFGFRHILTEREFTRSFALFKKVIPAVEEGHADVFVTSDTGCVTTLDKSQWVGKAHGVNYNLPVLADAQFVALAMGADPYTIAQIHWHATDVEGFLRKIGVPVDDHKEKFLQYLHDLREGKEETQYLYPKHRKIDFYLTLPDRVKWYKSQQK from the coding sequence ATGAATAAAGAGCAGGAGAAGAAGCTTGACGAGGCTATAAAGGAAGCATTTCCTATGGCTGACCAGGTGGATTGGGAGGATGTCTATCAGAGGATAATTTACAAGTACAGTACACCTCATGGTCTCCAGCACGTTAAGGAGGAGTTATATAAGCTGGAGGATAAGGGTGAGATACTAGTCCATCACGTTAAACCCATGTATAACCCTGTAGAATATCAGTCCTTAAATGGTCTTCCTAAAAAGATTCCGACAACAAAGTTATGGCATCATAAAAGCTGTGGTCAGTGTGGTCATATCCCTGGTTACCCGACCTCAGTCTTTTGGATCATGAATAAACTTGAGATTGATTATTTAGACGAACCTCATCAGACTTCATGTACAGGTTGGAACTATCACGCATCTGGTGCGTCTAATCCTGTCGCATTAGCAGGTGTTTATGTTAGAAATATGTGGAGGGCTTATGAAACAGACTATTTCCCTCTAATACATTGTGGTACCTCGTTTGGGCACTATAAGGAAATGAGGAACATGATAATACTACACAGTGAAATAAGGGAGAAACTGAGACCAATAATGAGAAAACTAGACATGGATATAGTTGTACCAGAGGAAGTAGTCCACTACTCAGAATGGATGTATGTTATGAGCAAGAAAGCTGCACAGCAAAAGAAATATAACCTAGAGGGAGTCAAGGCTGCTGTCCACACACCATGCCATATCTACAAGTTAGTACCAGAGGATACAATATATGACCCTGAAGTTTACCAGGGAAGAAGACCTGCAGCTCCTTCAGGCACAGTAAAGAATCTAGGTGCCAAATTAGTAGATTATTCTACGTGGTGGGATTGCTGTGGATTTGGTTTCAGACATATTTTGACTGAAAGGGAGTTTACCAGAAGCTTTGCTTTATTCAAGAAAGTTATACCTGCTGTAGAGGAGGGTCATGCAGATGTCTTCGTAACCTCTGATACAGGATGTGTGACAACTTTAGATAAGAGTCAGTGGGTAGGTAAGGCACATGGAGTCAATTATAATTTACCAGTATTAGCAGATGCGCAGTTTGTCGCTCTTGCTATGGGAGCTGATCCCTATACTATTGCCCAGATACATTGGCATGCAACGGACGTGGAGGGATTTTTGAGGAAAATAGGTGTACCAGTTGATGACCACAAAGAGAAGTTCCTGCAGTACTTACACGATTTAAGGGAAGGAAAGGAAGAAACCCAATACCTATATCCAAAACATAGAAAAATTGACTTCTATCTGACACTGCCTGATAGAGTTAAATGGTATAAGTCCCAGCAAAAGTAA
- a CDS encoding type II toxin-antitoxin system VapC family toxin — protein MRYYIDTSVLIAYVNEKDPNHELSLMVVPKEGERIISDIVELELYSVFSRTLKLSEEELDALVNYTVLKGNCKKEELDFNKLFETAKSLANITKLKSLDLLHLSASILLNCELITLDKELENARNKISSYLP, from the coding sequence ATGAGATACTACATAGATACGAGTGTACTTATAGCATACGTTAATGAAAAAGACCCTAACCATGAGCTTTCCCTTATGGTCGTTCCAAAGGAAGGAGAGAGGATAATAAGTGATATAGTTGAACTTGAGTTATATTCTGTTTTCTCTAGAACTCTAAAACTGAGTGAAGAAGAGTTGGACGCTCTAGTAAATTATACCGTATTAAAGGGAAACTGTAAAAAGGAGGAACTGGACTTCAATAAACTCTTTGAAACCGCTAAATCCTTAGCAAACATAACAAAACTAAAATCTTTAGACCTGCTTCATTTATCTGCAAGTATCTTGTTAAACTGTGAGCTTATCACACTAGATAAAGAACTGGAAAACGCAAGGAACAAAATATCGTCCTATCTTCCCTAA
- a CDS encoding CoB--CoM heterodisulfide reductase iron-sulfur subunit A family protein, with protein sequence MVNKSVLVVGAGPAGLSAAKELSRMGVDLILVERESYLGGTPKKLKYSLLFPELRPASEVLDPLVKSVEENGNVRVLTESIIENMKNVSDGFEVGIKDKKGNLKTEKVNAIIAASGFEHFDSRRKYEYGYGLIPNIYQISDIEGMLHENKLVTTKGTPPKRVAILLCVGSRDATVGNTYCSRVCCAISIKQAMEIKQRIPDAIVHIYYMDIRTYGLMEDKLYWKAQLDYRVGFIRGRISEFMRGPNDTVIIKGEDTMNLNRALVVPYDMVILANGMELGLGSKQVAKVLGLELEEHGFVKPLDPDRLPVQSTRKGVFLAGAITGPKGISDSITEGYAAALKAYQYVTSGVWEESNFGKMQQVIHH encoded by the coding sequence ATGGTGAATAAATCGGTTCTGGTTGTTGGAGCAGGACCAGCGGGTCTCTCAGCAGCTAAGGAATTAAGTAGAATGGGAGTTGATTTAATATTAGTGGAGAGGGAGTCCTATCTCGGCGGTACGCCTAAAAAGTTGAAATACAGTCTTCTATTTCCTGAATTAAGACCTGCATCTGAGGTTCTTGACCCTCTAGTGAAAAGTGTAGAAGAGAATGGTAATGTAAGAGTTCTAACAGAGAGTATAATTGAGAATATGAAAAACGTTTCTGATGGATTCGAGGTTGGTATAAAGGATAAGAAGGGAAACCTAAAGACCGAGAAGGTTAATGCAATAATAGCCGCCTCAGGGTTTGAGCATTTTGACTCTAGGAGGAAGTACGAGTATGGGTATGGATTGATTCCCAACATATACCAGATATCTGATATAGAGGGTATGCTCCACGAGAACAAACTGGTCACTACAAAAGGTACACCTCCAAAAAGAGTAGCAATATTATTATGTGTTGGTTCCAGAGATGCTACTGTTGGGAATACTTACTGCTCGAGAGTCTGTTGTGCAATATCAATTAAACAGGCAATGGAGATAAAGCAGAGAATACCTGATGCAATTGTCCACATCTATTACATGGATATAAGGACATATGGACTTATGGAGGATAAGCTGTATTGGAAGGCACAATTGGATTACAGGGTTGGGTTCATAAGAGGTAGGATTTCTGAATTCATGAGAGGTCCTAATGATACCGTAATAATAAAGGGAGAAGATACAATGAATTTGAACAGGGCATTAGTTGTACCATATGATATGGTTATATTAGCTAACGGAATGGAGTTAGGTTTAGGATCCAAGCAAGTAGCTAAAGTTCTTGGTCTCGAGCTAGAGGAACACGGTTTTGTGAAACCTCTTGATCCCGACAGGTTGCCCGTACAGTCCACGAGAAAAGGTGTATTCTTAGCTGGAGCAATAACAGGACCTAAGGGGATATCGGACTCAATAACTGAGGGCTATGCAGCAGCTTTAAAGGCATATCAATATGTTACCAGTGGTGTTTGGGAGGAGTCTAATTTTGGTAAGATGCAACAGGTGATACATCATTAG
- a CDS encoding sulfite exporter TauE/SafE family protein, translating into MTPYTEVELTLIQYVLVVVSGFIIGLILGLIGGGGSILAVPLLLYFVGLGNDSSSFGNYSNITHLVLGTSALAVGLNAYINSFIHWRKGNVKVFEGVVFTIPGVIGSILGAYFGYLTTGNLILIMFGIVMILIGLRMIKSKCKEGSNETKGSGDTGVVKSKDRINIRIIYTGFLVGLASGFLGIGGGFLIVPALLFSTSMSIISAIGTSLISVGTFGLSTALTYASYGEIDYILSLILLAGGVGGGYIGTLLASKSPRSTLRKVFGVVLIVVAIYIIYRNLLL; encoded by the coding sequence ATGACTCCGTATACTGAGGTGGAATTAACACTCATACAATATGTCCTCGTAGTGGTCTCTGGCTTCATTATTGGGCTTATTTTAGGTCTTATAGGAGGGGGCGGGTCAATACTCGCAGTTCCCCTATTATTATACTTTGTAGGTTTAGGTAATGACTCTTCCAGCTTTGGTAACTATTCTAACATAACCCACTTAGTTTTAGGAACCTCAGCACTAGCAGTGGGTTTAAATGCATACATTAATTCATTTATTCACTGGAGGAAAGGGAATGTTAAAGTTTTCGAGGGAGTCGTATTTACCATTCCAGGTGTTATAGGCTCGATATTGGGTGCGTATTTCGGTTACCTCACCACAGGGAATCTTATTCTCATAATGTTCGGGATAGTGATGATTTTAATTGGTTTAAGGATGATTAAGAGCAAGTGCAAGGAGGGATCAAATGAGACAAAAGGTAGTGGTGATACTGGTGTGGTAAAATCAAAAGACCGTATTAACATTAGGATAATATACACAGGCTTTTTGGTCGGTCTAGCCTCTGGATTTCTAGGTATAGGAGGGGGATTTCTTATAGTTCCTGCATTACTCTTTAGTACCTCTATGAGTATCATTTCAGCTATTGGCACATCACTCATCTCTGTAGGAACCTTCGGGCTTTCAACTGCATTGACGTACGCATCTTATGGTGAAATTGACTATATCTTGTCCCTAATTCTCTTGGCAGGCGGAGTAGGCGGTGGGTATATAGGTACTCTACTCGCGTCAAAATCACCAAGAAGCACTCTTAGGAAAGTATTTGGAGTTGTCCTGATAGTTGTGGCAATTTATATAATCTACAGAAATTTGCTCTTGTAA
- a CDS encoding sulfurtransferase TusA family protein: MTQEAKISKTLDARGMYCPGPVLETAKAIKQIQVGEVLEVLATDPAAKPDIEAWARRTGHQILDIQQQGDATRILIKRMK; the protein is encoded by the coding sequence GTGACTCAAGAAGCAAAAATATCAAAAACCCTTGATGCAAGGGGAATGTATTGCCCTGGACCCGTTCTAGAGACAGCTAAGGCTATAAAGCAGATACAAGTCGGTGAAGTATTAGAAGTATTAGCAACAGACCCAGCTGCAAAACCTGATATTGAGGCTTGGGCAAGGAGGACAGGTCATCAAATCCTAGATATCCAGCAACAAGGAGATGCAACTAGAATACTTATCAAGAGAATGAAATAA
- a CDS encoding 2'-5' RNA ligase family protein has protein sequence MYLIEIRPVLEKHRLKQFLRKFRFHLHNTHKIPHITLIYSFKPKPLVKISEISQIISDVAGKYEDLRFLFDGISIKRGSKGLVLAFNISPSMELVALQRELYQRLKPLIKIERGKEKFSESLWFHAAISFGTTEKELKEIEKTDKFERLKQFLYPGVALRICLLGNSKIVAEYDTATKSLLVRKQALSKRYLSKTFKAYREKFLKVNIDNMSMRENIWFVADTHFGHKNIIKYCSRPFIEVKEMDDFIIRRWNEVVSPNDTVYILGDFSINHKKLKEYTSLLRGNKVFIQGNHDVPGVGPESMYFNFAGYDFLLTHKPSPQGNVWNIHGHVHNNRLREFPFVNGELKTINVGVDVTKFYPVNLSWIIDHIERKETKLWLS, from the coding sequence ATGTATCTTATAGAGATTAGACCAGTGTTGGAGAAGCATAGGTTGAAACAATTCCTTCGTAAATTCAGGTTCCATTTACACAATACTCATAAGATACCTCATATAACCCTAATTTACTCATTTAAGCCTAAACCTCTGGTGAAAATCAGTGAAATTTCTCAGATTATATCTGATGTTGCAGGAAAGTATGAGGATCTAAGGTTTTTGTTTGATGGAATCAGTATAAAGAGAGGTTCTAAGGGTCTAGTGCTTGCTTTTAACATTAGCCCTTCTATGGAATTAGTAGCCCTTCAGAGGGAACTATACCAGAGGCTTAAGCCATTAATAAAGATTGAACGAGGCAAGGAAAAATTCTCTGAAAGTTTGTGGTTTCATGCAGCAATAAGTTTTGGAACTACAGAAAAAGAACTAAAGGAGATAGAAAAAACTGATAAGTTTGAAAGATTGAAGCAATTCCTCTATCCTGGAGTTGCCTTAAGAATTTGTTTGCTAGGAAATAGTAAGATAGTCGCAGAATACGATACTGCGACGAAGAGTCTCCTTGTCAGGAAACAAGCTCTATCCAAGAGATATCTGTCAAAAACCTTTAAGGCATATAGGGAGAAATTCCTGAAGGTTAATATCGATAATATGTCAATGAGGGAGAATATTTGGTTCGTTGCGGATACTCATTTTGGTCATAAAAATATTATTAAGTATTGTTCTAGACCTTTTATAGAAGTAAAGGAAATGGACGACTTCATAATCAGGAGGTGGAATGAAGTTGTTTCCCCCAACGACACCGTTTACATATTGGGAGATTTCTCTATTAACCACAAGAAACTGAAAGAATATACGAGTTTGCTCAGGGGAAACAAGGTTTTCATACAAGGTAATCATGATGTCCCAGGCGTAGGTCCAGAGAGCATGTACTTTAATTTCGCTGGATATGACTTTCTGTTGACCCATAAGCCTAGTCCTCAAGGAAATGTCTGGAATATTCATGGGCATGTGCATAATAATAGGCTAAGAGAATTTCCTTTTGTAAATGGAGAGTTAAAAACTATCAATGTGGGAGTCGATGTAACTAAGTTCTATCCTGTTAATCTTTCATGGATAATAGACCATATAGAGAGGAAGGAAACTAAACTTTGGTTATCCTAA
- a CDS encoding 4Fe-4S dicluster domain-containing protein, whose protein sequence is MPIPESEKPIVKGVIQKEKVIVDGVEVDGTWNAFMVETTQTGYDPSIWDEVANTLEGVTISACWQCGTCTSGCTMREYDPDFGPRKFIDLARKGDKQALIQLQDSLWRCVSCQKCTHRCPKGVMVEEVVHSIHNYFLKHNLVKKDPGTIFDELFLETVMRNGGRISELTLGMAASKAGMVTLGIKDLISIGAAMLKGKLVGDVLKPNRVKNWDKIKEVLEEAMKEEVVPE, encoded by the coding sequence TTGCCAATTCCTGAATCTGAAAAACCTATAGTAAAGGGAGTTATTCAAAAAGAGAAAGTAATAGTTGACGGAGTGGAGGTAGACGGAACATGGAATGCATTTATGGTAGAAACAACTCAGACTGGCTATGACCCCAGTATATGGGACGAAGTTGCAAATACCTTAGAGGGAGTGACAATAAGTGCTTGTTGGCAATGTGGTACATGCACTTCCGGTTGTACTATGAGAGAATACGACCCAGATTTTGGACCGAGGAAGTTTATTGATTTAGCGAGAAAAGGGGACAAGCAAGCTTTGATCCAACTACAGGATTCGCTATGGAGATGTGTCTCATGTCAAAAATGTACCCATAGATGTCCTAAAGGAGTCATGGTAGAAGAGGTCGTTCACTCGATACATAATTACTTCTTAAAGCATAACTTAGTTAAAAAGGATCCTGGAACTATATTTGATGAACTCTTCCTGGAGACAGTTATGAGAAATGGAGGTAGGATATCAGAGTTAACATTGGGAATGGCTGCATCGAAAGCAGGAATGGTTACCTTAGGTATAAAGGACTTAATATCGATTGGTGCTGCAATGTTGAAAGGTAAACTAGTCGGTGATGTCCTAAAACCCAATAGAGTGAAAAATTGGGATAAAATCAAGGAGGTATTAGAGGAAGCAATGAAAGAGGAGGTGGTTCCTGAATGA
- a CDS encoding DUF1641 domain-containing protein has product MQDLNLDKIFSKLDQKRIDALSELVELTPTLTELLKKLDELKESGTLDALINYAYIGKTMKDMLNDDALQNLSNTVSSLLELTKVLSRPDTFHNTMRLMNNIDALADVTSKLRTMKEDGTLDVLMNTAYTIRTFRDMLNDEALANISRYTSNLLEILREMDDNSVRSLKSILRRAKTIDGLMVRLEELENSGALDVLLNLAYAGKTMKDMLNDDALAEIGKYLSQFLEAYPRVMGLLNSVTDGNGLVSRMMNAMKSEDVRKALESPPKVSISGLIKQLSDPEVQVGLGVLFSVIKAIGKEFSSHNK; this is encoded by the coding sequence ATGCAAGACCTAAATCTAGATAAGATTTTTTCTAAATTAGACCAAAAGAGAATTGATGCACTATCTGAATTGGTAGAACTGACACCAACACTAACTGAATTACTTAAGAAACTTGATGAGTTGAAAGAATCAGGAACATTGGACGCATTAATAAATTATGCGTATATAGGGAAAACAATGAAGGATATGCTAAACGATGATGCTCTTCAAAACCTCAGCAACACGGTCTCCAGTCTATTAGAGCTTACTAAGGTTCTGTCAAGACCTGATACATTCCATAATACTATGAGGTTAATGAACAATATAGACGCATTGGCTGATGTTACAAGTAAATTGAGGACCATGAAAGAGGATGGAACACTAGATGTACTTATGAACACTGCCTACACCATTAGAACATTCAGAGACATGCTCAATGATGAAGCTCTAGCCAACATTTCAAGGTATACGTCCAACCTGTTAGAGATTTTGAGGGAAATGGATGATAACTCAGTAAGATCGTTGAAGAGCATATTAAGAAGGGCTAAGACCATAGACGGCTTAATGGTCAGATTAGAAGAACTTGAAAACTCAGGAGCATTAGATGTGTTATTAAACCTAGCCTATGCAGGGAAAACAATGAAGGATATGCTAAACGATGATGCGTTAGCTGAGATAGGGAAATATCTCTCACAGTTCCTAGAGGCTTATCCAAGAGTTATGGGATTACTAAATAGTGTGACAGATGGAAACGGTCTCGTCTCGAGAATGATGAATGCAATGAAATCAGAGGACGTTAGAAAGGCTTTAGAATCTCCTCCCAAAGTGTCTATTAGTGGTTTGATTAAGCAGTTATCAGACCCTGAGGTACAAGTAGGTCTTGGAGTATTATTCTCGGTAATTAAAGCGATAGGAAAAGAATTCTCAAGTCATAACAAGTAA